Proteins co-encoded in one Haladaptatus sp. ZSTT2 genomic window:
- a CDS encoding branched-chain amino acid transaminase, whose translation MSGFADMDIDTIWMNGEFVDWDDAKIHVMSHGLHYGTGVFEGVRSYDTERGPAIFRWEEHLDRLYNSTKPYNMEIEHSREELTNATIELLKRQDLKSCYIRPIAFFGYDSLGVSPRNCPTDVAIGAWPWGTYLGDDALENGVEVMVSSWRKHSSSQIPTNAKTTGLYVNSLLAGEEARRNGYAEAVVLNKEGNVAEGPGENIFLVRDGEIFTPGLAESILDGITRNTLITLAREQGYTVHDNATISRGELNTADELFFTGSAAEVTPIRKVDNVVIGNGSRGPVTEELQSAFFDLVERRTDSHDDWFLYVDEQ comes from the coding sequence ATGAGTGGCTTTGCAGACATGGACATCGATACGATTTGGATGAACGGCGAGTTCGTCGACTGGGACGACGCGAAGATTCACGTCATGTCCCACGGCCTCCACTATGGGACGGGCGTCTTCGAGGGTGTGCGCTCGTACGACACCGAGCGTGGCCCCGCGATTTTCCGCTGGGAGGAGCACTTAGACCGTCTCTACAACTCCACGAAGCCGTACAACATGGAGATCGAACACTCCCGCGAGGAACTCACGAACGCGACCATCGAACTCCTCAAACGCCAGGACCTCAAATCGTGTTACATCCGTCCGATTGCCTTCTTCGGCTACGACTCCCTCGGCGTGAGTCCGCGCAACTGCCCAACTGACGTGGCTATCGGCGCGTGGCCGTGGGGCACCTATCTCGGTGACGACGCCTTAGAAAACGGCGTCGAAGTGATGGTCTCCTCGTGGCGCAAGCACTCTTCGAGCCAGATTCCGACCAACGCGAAAACGACGGGCCTCTACGTCAACAGCCTGCTCGCGGGCGAAGAAGCCCGCCGCAACGGCTACGCCGAAGCCGTCGTTCTCAACAAAGAAGGCAACGTCGCAGAAGGGCCCGGCGAGAACATCTTCCTCGTCCGCGACGGCGAAATCTTCACGCCCGGCCTCGCAGAGAGCATCTTAGACGGAATCACGCGCAACACGCTCATCACCCTCGCGCGTGAGCAGGGCTACACCGTCCACGACAACGCGACCATCTCCCGGGGCGAACTCAACACCGCAGACGAGCTGTTCTTCACCGGCAGTGCGGCGGAAGTCACGCCTATCCGCAAGGTCGATAACGTCGTCATCGGCAACGGGTCGCGCGGCCCTGTGACCGAGGAACTCCAGAGTGCCTTCTTTGACCTCGTCGAACGCCGCACCGACTCCCACGACGACTGGTTCCTCTACGTCGACGAGCAGTAA
- a CDS encoding metal-dependent hydrolase: MLDHALYLIFAIATHGLVGYVLVRTLTTAPPAVGIQFAIVPDIDLFFYHVWSFPLVHRGLLHTPVFLGLLSGVLLLVGTPRRIVLALGIAFGSHLVIDSFTNAGILWLYPLTTEHYAYDINIHSFAGNLSFWTLSFVVLAWVNR; encoded by the coding sequence ATGCTCGACCACGCGCTCTACCTCATTTTCGCTATTGCAACGCACGGACTCGTCGGGTACGTGCTGGTTCGCACCCTCACCACAGCTCCACCAGCGGTCGGAATCCAGTTTGCAATCGTCCCGGACATCGACCTGTTCTTTTATCATGTGTGGTCATTCCCGCTCGTCCACCGCGGACTCCTCCACACTCCCGTGTTTCTCGGGCTTTTAAGTGGTGTCCTTCTCCTCGTCGGCACGCCAAGACGGATTGTTCTTGCGCTCGGTATCGCGTTCGGGTCTCACCTAGTCATCGACTCATTCACCAACGCGGGAATTCTGTGGCTCTATCCGCTAACGACAGAACACTACGCCTACGACATCAACATCCACAGTTTCGCCGGAAATCTCTCCTTTTGGACGCTCTCGTTCGTCGTTCTCGCCTGGGTGAATCGCTGA
- the twy1 gene encoding 4-demethylwyosine synthase TYW1: MSDSDGPGQVGTPNYHHENHTAAQTCGWTANALRGEGRCYKNIFYGIESHRCIQMTPVVKCNERCVFCWRDHRGHAYELDDVQWDDPAAVVEASIKLQRKLLSGFGGNDNVPHELFDQAMEPRHVAISLDGEPSLYPYLPELIDEFHSRDITTFLVSNGTRPEVIERCDPTQLYISVDAADRKTFDNTVRSVEDDSWERLIDTMDVLAGKTDTRTVLRTTLVKGVNMQNPDWYAAFYDRADPDFVELKAYMHVGHSRGRLDRDSMPSHEEVIAFTEDVQAYMPDHTELKDVPASRVTLLAKDTDTWVPKLKKGSEFWARDPITGQS; this comes from the coding sequence ATGAGTGATTCGGACGGGCCAGGTCAGGTGGGGACGCCGAACTACCACCACGAGAACCACACGGCCGCCCAAACCTGTGGCTGGACGGCGAACGCGCTGCGCGGGGAGGGTCGGTGCTACAAAAACATCTTCTACGGCATCGAATCGCACCGCTGCATCCAGATGACGCCAGTCGTAAAGTGCAACGAGCGCTGTGTCTTTTGCTGGCGTGACCACCGCGGGCACGCCTACGAACTGGACGACGTGCAGTGGGACGACCCCGCAGCCGTCGTGGAAGCGAGTATCAAACTCCAGCGAAAACTCCTCTCCGGGTTTGGCGGCAACGACAACGTTCCCCACGAGCTGTTCGACCAAGCGATGGAGCCGCGTCACGTCGCCATCTCCTTAGACGGCGAACCGTCGCTGTATCCCTACCTCCCCGAACTCATCGACGAGTTTCACTCCCGCGACATCACGACGTTCCTCGTCTCCAACGGGACGCGCCCGGAGGTTATCGAGCGGTGTGACCCGACCCAACTCTACATTAGCGTGGACGCCGCAGACCGCAAAACGTTCGACAACACGGTTCGCTCGGTCGAGGACGATTCGTGGGAGCGACTCATCGACACGATGGACGTGCTCGCTGGGAAAACGGACACGCGTACCGTGCTCCGCACGACGCTCGTCAAGGGCGTGAACATGCAGAACCCCGATTGGTACGCCGCCTTTTACGACCGCGCCGACCCTGACTTCGTGGAACTCAAGGCGTACATGCACGTCGGCCACTCGCGGGGCCGACTTGACCGCGACTCGATGCCGAGCCACGAGGAGGTCATCGCCTTCACGGAGGACGTACAGGCGTACATGCCTGACCACACCGAGTTGAAGGACGTGCCCGCCTCGCGGGTGACCCTGCTCGCAAAAGACACGGATACGTGGGTGCCGAAACTCAAGAAAGGAAGCGAGTTTTGGGCGCGCGACCCGATTACGGGACAGTCGTAG
- the ribB gene encoding 3,4-dihydroxy-2-butanone-4-phosphate synthase, with translation MAQTASDLDRVIAAFKAGGPVLIHDAADREGETDLVYPAASVAASDVARMRNDAGGLVCVAFSDAVADDFALPFLQDVLDHPIAAAHDLGYDERSSFSLTVNHRDTFTGITDEDRALTISELGRAAADTAAVDFAAEFRAPGHVHLLRAAPGLLAERKGHTELGIALADAAGVAPAVVVCEMLDDETGKALSPADARAYAERHGFPYIEGARLVSEL, from the coding sequence ATGGCCCAAACTGCGAGCGATTTAGACCGCGTGATTGCGGCGTTCAAAGCTGGTGGCCCCGTGCTCATCCACGACGCCGCAGACCGCGAAGGCGAAACGGACCTCGTCTACCCCGCCGCGAGCGTGGCTGCGAGCGACGTGGCTCGGATGCGAAATGACGCGGGCGGCCTCGTCTGCGTGGCATTTTCCGACGCGGTGGCAGACGACTTTGCGCTGCCATTCCTCCAAGACGTGCTCGACCACCCAATCGCAGCCGCCCACGACCTCGGGTACGACGAGCGCTCGTCGTTCTCGCTCACGGTGAACCACCGCGACACGTTCACTGGGATCACCGACGAAGACCGCGCGCTCACGATTTCGGAACTCGGTCGGGCCGCCGCGGACACGGCAGCCGTCGATTTCGCCGCGGAGTTCCGCGCACCCGGTCACGTCCACCTGCTTCGCGCCGCGCCGGGCCTGCTCGCAGAGCGCAAGGGCCACACCGAACTCGGGATTGCGCTCGCGGACGCCGCGGGCGTCGCCCCCGCCGTCGTGGTCTGTGAGATGCTCGACGACGAGACGGGCAAGGCACTTTCGCCTGCGGATGCACGCGCCTACGCAGAGCGCCACGGCTTCCCGTACATCGAAGGCGCACGCCTCGTCTCAGAGCTCTAA
- a CDS encoding alkaline phosphatase PhoX, with amino-acid sequence MPSNFSRRNLMLASALAAMGSYAQSAQAARGEHHDHDDGPTLNRFATTVKGAEITGLFLTAGGQLFFNVQHPSEENDVHEGYQQGAVGHLRGFNMHNLPGDFESVQLPKNESQREQVRTARGSYEFLAHGGEKLSNGELLGIPTSPEGEPLTEGMNPDFNGFVPVAERSGRGQTPEREGYLFTNWEARPGAMTRLHLKQRGNHYEVVGRMNVDFSGVEGTWVNCFGSVSPWNTPLTSEELYFDNTADWNNPDYGYIAGVENLAVHLGYYPNPYRYGYITEITEPESDDPTPQKLTPMGRFSHENSIVMPDERTVYLSDDGTGTVFFKFVADEPGDLTAGTLYAAKASQDRGSDYNTVGFDLDWLELAHASTEEIETWIAEYDGITQDDYVASENSYITDAEIEAWARGEAADDRVAFLESRKAAEAIGATAEFRKMEGVNIKRDAKPGDYLYMAMSAVTKTMADDEGEIQLADNEYGAVYRMRLGADYDVSRMEPVVTGGPNANVCGGCPYDASPDSANNACQDCVHNPKNEENDGFATFAGEQDPDNTIANPDNLVVMDDGRVIIGEDSGLHDNNMIWVYNPGE; translated from the coding sequence ATGCCTTCCAACTTCTCTAGACGGAACCTCATGCTCGCAAGCGCGCTTGCGGCCATGGGCAGTTACGCACAGAGTGCACAGGCTGCTCGCGGCGAGCACCACGACCACGACGATGGGCCGACGCTCAACCGGTTTGCGACCACGGTGAAAGGCGCGGAAATCACCGGCCTGTTTCTCACCGCGGGCGGACAGTTGTTCTTCAACGTCCAGCACCCATCCGAGGAAAACGACGTCCACGAAGGATACCAGCAGGGAGCCGTTGGCCACCTGCGCGGATTCAACATGCACAACCTCCCCGGGGATTTCGAGAGCGTTCAACTCCCGAAAAACGAATCGCAGCGCGAGCAGGTCAGAACCGCTCGCGGCAGCTACGAGTTCCTCGCCCACGGCGGTGAGAAGCTCTCGAACGGCGAGCTGCTCGGGATTCCAACGTCGCCCGAGGGCGAACCACTCACCGAAGGGATGAACCCCGACTTCAACGGCTTCGTCCCGGTGGCGGAACGCTCGGGCCGGGGACAGACACCGGAACGCGAGGGCTACCTGTTCACCAACTGGGAGGCCCGTCCCGGTGCGATGACCCGACTCCACCTCAAACAGCGCGGCAACCACTACGAGGTCGTCGGCCGGATGAACGTCGATTTCTCCGGCGTCGAGGGGACGTGGGTCAACTGCTTTGGCTCTGTCTCACCGTGGAACACGCCGCTCACTTCAGAGGAACTCTACTTCGACAACACCGCAGACTGGAACAACCCGGACTACGGCTATATCGCCGGCGTCGAGAACCTCGCAGTCCACCTCGGCTACTACCCGAATCCGTACCGCTACGGCTACATCACCGAGATTACGGAGCCAGAGAGCGATGACCCAACCCCCCAAAAACTGACGCCGATGGGCCGATTCTCTCACGAGAACTCCATCGTCATGCCCGACGAGCGGACGGTGTACCTGAGCGACGACGGCACAGGCACGGTGTTCTTCAAGTTCGTCGCAGACGAGCCGGGCGATCTCACCGCAGGCACCCTGTACGCAGCGAAAGCCAGTCAGGACCGTGGAAGCGACTACAACACAGTCGGCTTCGACCTCGACTGGCTCGAACTCGCCCACGCTAGCACCGAAGAAATCGAGACGTGGATTGCCGAGTACGACGGCATCACCCAAGACGACTACGTCGCCAGTGAGAACTCCTACATCACCGACGCGGAAATCGAGGCGTGGGCGCGCGGCGAGGCAGCAGACGACCGTGTTGCCTTCCTCGAATCGCGCAAGGCCGCAGAGGCCATCGGCGCAACCGCCGAGTTCCGCAAGATGGAGGGCGTGAACATCAAACGCGACGCCAAGCCCGGCGACTACCTCTACATGGCCATGTCCGCCGTCACGAAGACGATGGCAGACGACGAGGGCGAGATCCAACTCGCGGACAACGAATACGGCGCGGTCTACCGGATGCGACTCGGAGCTGACTACGACGTCTCGCGCATGGAACCCGTCGTCACCGGCGGCCCGAACGCGAACGTCTGTGGCGGCTGTCCGTACGACGCCAGCCCTGACTCTGCGAATAACGCCTGTCAAGACTGCGTGCACAACCCGAAAAACGAGGAGAACGACGGCTTCGCCACCTTCGCCGGCGAGCAAGACCCTGACAACACCATCGCCAACCCGGACAACTTGGTCGTGATGGACGACGGCCGCGTCATCATCGGCGAAGACTCCGGCCTTCACGACAACAACATGATTTGGGTCTACAACCCCGGCGAGTAG
- a CDS encoding DedA family protein: MIELSLIPPELGTLGLEIIQRYGMVALFILFILEGAMLLFIAPSESLVPVAIASMSTTQEYALVIALSVTGATIGQYALFTLAKRGGKEYLVENRWFRINDERIDKYERWFSRWGPGIVLLSNTLPFVRGLFTVPAGVAELSDRQFVVYSALGTLCFETLLAFATLGVLTHFG, translated from the coding sequence ATGATTGAGCTATCACTCATTCCACCAGAACTCGGGACACTCGGCCTCGAAATCATCCAGCGGTACGGGATGGTAGCACTGTTCATCCTGTTTATTCTCGAAGGGGCGATGCTCCTGTTTATCGCGCCAAGTGAGAGTCTCGTTCCGGTTGCCATCGCTTCGATGTCCACAACCCAAGAGTACGCACTCGTCATTGCCCTGTCTGTGACCGGGGCGACGATTGGACAGTACGCCCTGTTCACCCTCGCGAAGCGAGGTGGCAAAGAGTACCTCGTTGAGAACCGATGGTTCAGAATCAACGACGAACGAATCGACAAGTACGAACGCTGGTTCAGCAGGTGGGGACCAGGAATCGTCCTGCTTAGCAACACTCTCCCCTTCGTTCGTGGGCTGTTCACTGTCCCTGCAGGGGTCGCCGAACTGAGCGACCGACAGTTCGTTGTCTATTCTGCGCTCGGAACGCTGTGTTTCGAGACGCTCCTCGCGTTTGCCACGCTGGGTGTGTTGACCCACTTTGGCTAG
- a CDS encoding DUF120 domain-containing protein, translated as MSGIARLEIGHDALATLKLLALDGALSGEVKASCANLAARLDASNQTASRRLQRLEEADFIDREIVSDGQWISITDAGERALRREFADYRRIFEQDTQIDLAGTVTGGMGEGRHYISLPGYHEQFVSRLGYEPFPGTLNVSLTDESVRARSGLHALDPIAIDGWEDDERTYGPAVCYSASIETADGESYTPVHVVAPERTHHDEDQLELIAATKLRDELRLEDGDLVTVHVVEDN; from the coding sequence ATGTCTGGAATCGCACGGCTCGAAATCGGGCACGACGCCCTCGCAACACTCAAACTCCTCGCCCTTGATGGTGCGCTTTCCGGCGAGGTGAAGGCCTCTTGTGCCAATCTCGCCGCCCGCCTCGACGCCTCGAATCAAACCGCCTCTCGTCGCCTCCAGCGTCTTGAGGAAGCGGATTTCATCGACCGCGAAATCGTGAGCGACGGCCAGTGGATTTCGATTACCGACGCCGGCGAGCGCGCGCTTCGCCGCGAATTCGCCGACTATCGACGCATCTTCGAACAGGACACCCAAATCGACCTCGCCGGTACCGTCACCGGTGGCATGGGTGAAGGTCGCCACTACATCTCCCTGCCCGGCTACCACGAGCAGTTCGTCTCTCGGCTCGGCTACGAACCGTTCCCCGGCACGCTGAACGTGAGTCTCACCGACGAGAGCGTCCGCGCGCGCTCTGGCCTCCACGCGCTCGACCCCATCGCCATCGACGGCTGGGAGGACGACGAGCGAACGTACGGCCCCGCAGTCTGCTACTCTGCGAGCATCGAAACGGCGGACGGTGAATCATACACGCCCGTCCACGTGGTCGCCCCAGAGCGCACCCACCACGACGAAGACCAACTCGAACTGATTGCGGCCACAAAGCTCCGTGACGAATTACGTCTCGAAGATGGCGATCTCGTCACCGTTCACGTCGTGGAGGACAACTGA
- a CDS encoding MBL fold metallo-hydrolase has product MGIGDVYEVTTGNCSDLYYIDTGMYDTPQYGAVYILDADNPAIIDTGIGTRYENILDALAELDIAREDVEYILPTHVHLDHAGGAGYLADALPNATVGIHKIGARHLVDPSRLVEGTKMAVGDAWEFYAEPKPVPENRILELTDGDVIDLGNHTLGVHHAPGHAPHQVVFHDPRNDAVFTADAAGIYHQDADCVLVTSPPPNFDLAQCLADVKLIDALQPSTLLYAHFGPAPTDDRLQTYANVLTEWVDDVSAAKADLGDDEAVIDHFLETTDLDELWGERKARDEISMNVTGVLVALSRDA; this is encoded by the coding sequence ATGGGAATTGGTGACGTTTACGAAGTGACGACCGGCAACTGTTCTGACCTCTACTATATCGACACGGGGATGTACGACACACCCCAGTACGGCGCGGTCTACATCCTCGACGCCGACAATCCCGCCATCATCGACACCGGCATCGGCACGCGCTATGAGAACATCTTAGACGCCCTCGCAGAACTCGACATCGCCCGCGAGGATGTCGAATATATCCTGCCGACCCACGTCCACTTAGACCACGCGGGCGGCGCGGGCTACCTCGCAGACGCCCTCCCGAACGCGACGGTCGGCATCCACAAAATTGGCGCGCGCCACCTCGTTGACCCCTCTCGACTCGTCGAAGGCACCAAAATGGCCGTCGGTGACGCGTGGGAGTTCTACGCAGAACCGAAACCGGTTCCCGAAAACCGCATCCTCGAACTCACCGACGGCGACGTTATCGACCTCGGGAACCACACTCTCGGCGTCCATCACGCCCCCGGCCACGCCCCCCACCAGGTCGTCTTTCACGACCCACGAAACGACGCCGTGTTCACGGCCGACGCCGCAGGCATCTACCATCAGGACGCAGACTGCGTGCTCGTCACCTCGCCGCCGCCGAACTTCGACTTAGCGCAGTGTCTCGCGGACGTGAAGCTCATCGACGCCCTCCAGCCATCGACGCTGCTCTACGCCCACTTCGGTCCGGCGCCGACCGACGACCGGCTCCAGACCTACGCGAACGTCCTCACCGAGTGGGTCGATGACGTGTCCGCCGCGAAAGCCGACCTTGGCGATGATGAGGCGGTCATCGACCACTTCCTCGAAACCACCGACCTCGATGAACTCTGGGGCGAACGCAAGGCCCGCGACGAGATTTCGATGAACGTCACCGGCGTGTTGGTGGCGCTTTCGCGCGACGCGTAG
- the serS gene encoding serine--tRNA ligase produces the protein MLGRRYLREHAKEVSDALAARGMANDVDLDYVLDLDEQWRDLKSRGDDLRHERNEVSSQIGQLKREGQEKAAQECIDRSSELKEELESIESAADDLEGRLEQELLEFPNVPHESVPVGATERDNVEERRWGFDDRRILPASIKPHYELGEELEIIDEARGAKVAGSGFYFLKGDGARLEHALIQFMLDVHREQGYVDVMPPIPVSSESMTGTGQLPKFADDAYKLEGEDLWLCPTAEVPVTNMYRDEILLDEDLPLKHQAFTPNFRREAGEHGTETRGIVRVHQFNKVELVNFVRPEESYDRLEGLLGEAEEVLKQLGLPYRILSLCTGDLTFASAKTYDIEVWAPGDDMEDGPEEGGRWLEVSSASNFEEFQARRAGLRYRPERHGSAEYLHTLNASGLALPRVLVAVLEYYQNPDGTVTVPEALRPYMGGQEVIEGHEPVGEAALGAGKRD, from the coding sequence ATGCTTGGGAGGCGATACCTTCGTGAGCACGCAAAAGAGGTCAGCGACGCCCTTGCCGCACGCGGGATGGCGAACGACGTGGACCTCGACTACGTGCTTGATTTAGACGAGCAGTGGCGCGACCTGAAAAGCCGCGGGGACGACCTGCGACACGAGCGCAACGAGGTGTCCAGTCAGATTGGCCAGCTCAAGCGCGAGGGACAAGAGAAGGCCGCCCAAGAGTGCATCGACCGCTCCAGCGAACTCAAAGAAGAGTTAGAGAGCATCGAGTCTGCCGCGGATGACCTCGAAGGGAGACTCGAACAAGAACTCTTAGAGTTCCCGAACGTCCCCCACGAGAGCGTCCCGGTCGGGGCCACTGAGCGAGATAACGTCGAAGAGCGCCGATGGGGCTTCGACGACCGTCGCATCCTCCCCGCCTCCATCAAACCGCACTACGAACTCGGCGAGGAGTTAGAGATTATCGACGAAGCCCGCGGCGCGAAGGTCGCTGGCTCCGGCTTCTACTTCCTCAAAGGCGACGGCGCGCGCTTAGAACACGCGCTCATCCAGTTCATGCTGGACGTCCACCGCGAGCAGGGCTACGTGGACGTGATGCCGCCGATTCCCGTCTCCAGTGAGTCGATGACCGGTACGGGCCAACTCCCGAAGTTCGCAGACGACGCCTACAAACTCGAAGGCGAAGACCTCTGGCTCTGCCCGACGGCGGAGGTGCCCGTCACCAACATGTACCGAGACGAGATTCTCCTTGACGAGGACCTCCCGCTCAAACATCAGGCCTTCACGCCGAATTTCCGGCGGGAAGCCGGTGAACACGGGACGGAAACCCGCGGCATCGTCCGCGTCCACCAGTTCAACAAAGTCGAGTTGGTGAACTTCGTCCGCCCAGAAGAGAGCTACGACCGCCTAGAAGGCCTGCTCGGCGAGGCAGAAGAAGTCCTCAAACAACTCGGCCTGCCCTACCGCATCCTCTCGCTGTGTACCGGCGACCTCACCTTCGCCTCGGCGAAGACCTACGACATCGAAGTGTGGGCTCCCGGCGACGACATGGAAGACGGTCCCGAAGAAGGCGGCCGCTGGCTCGAAGTCTCTTCAGCCTCTAACTTCGAGGAGTTCCAAGCCCGCCGCGCCGGACTGCGCTACCGGCCAGAACGCCACGGCTCTGCTGAGTACCTCCACACGCTGAACGCCTCCGGCCTCGCGCTCCCGCGCGTGCTGGTCGCGGTGCTCGAATACTACCAGAACCCGGACGGCACGGTCACCGTCCCCGAAGCACTCCGCCCGTACATGGGCGGCCAAGAAGTCATCGAGGGCCACGAACCGGTCGGCGAGGCAGCCCTCGGCGCGGGCAAGCGCGACTGA
- a CDS encoding lysylphosphatidylglycerol synthase transmembrane domain-containing protein, with protein sequence MTNQADTTAADDDQPERPLSMLSIDRKTSIKIGLSFLVAIAMLYLVGKAAGLHAVRESLVYGNHEWLAVACLSTFLGLVAWSKVWQIVLSIVGIDASLPHVTKTFFAGTFANYITPLGQVGGEPFIAYIISKDLDTNYENSLTSVVTADLLNLVPFFTFSAVGLGILLTRAEFPPIVQTSAYGLAALVVVVPMTGYIGWNHRVGVKRAVTAVANPVARLTSRVEVASILARIDRFYETLDTIATAPRRLAYALVYSLVGWVFFVLPLYFAGLVLGISLDLWLVLFIVPASTLAGFVPTPGGLGGVEVALVALLVGIVGVPASQAFALAVLYRVASYWFTLAISAVPTVYVIAKA encoded by the coding sequence GTGACCAACCAAGCCGACACCACCGCAGCCGATGACGACCAACCAGAGCGGCCGCTTTCGATGCTCAGTATAGACCGGAAAACCAGCATCAAAATCGGCCTCAGTTTTTTGGTTGCCATCGCGATGCTCTATCTCGTCGGCAAAGCCGCTGGCCTCCACGCGGTTCGAGAGTCGCTCGTCTACGGAAACCACGAGTGGCTCGCCGTGGCGTGTCTCTCGACGTTCCTCGGCCTCGTCGCGTGGAGCAAGGTCTGGCAAATTGTCCTCTCTATCGTCGGCATTGACGCGAGCCTTCCCCACGTCACGAAAACATTCTTCGCAGGAACGTTTGCGAACTACATTACCCCGCTTGGGCAGGTTGGCGGCGAACCCTTCATCGCCTACATCATCTCTAAAGACCTCGATACGAACTACGAGAACAGCCTCACCAGCGTCGTCACTGCTGACCTACTGAATCTCGTTCCCTTTTTCACCTTCTCTGCGGTCGGACTGGGTATCCTTCTTACGCGAGCGGAATTCCCGCCAATCGTCCAAACCTCTGCCTACGGCCTAGCTGCTCTTGTCGTGGTGGTACCGATGACCGGTTACATCGGATGGAACCACCGGGTTGGCGTCAAACGGGCGGTTACAGCCGTCGCCAACCCCGTCGCTCGGTTGACCAGTCGGGTGGAGGTGGCGAGCATCCTCGCGCGAATCGACCGCTTTTACGAAACGCTCGATACCATTGCGACTGCGCCGCGGCGACTCGCCTACGCGCTCGTCTACTCACTCGTCGGCTGGGTGTTTTTCGTCCTGCCACTCTACTTTGCGGGCCTCGTTCTCGGAATCTCACTCGACCTTTGGCTCGTCCTCTTTATCGTCCCTGCGAGTACGCTTGCGGGGTTCGTCCCGACGCCCGGTGGTCTCGGCGGCGTGGAAGTCGCACTCGTCGCGCTCCTCGTCGGAATCGTTGGCGTTCCTGCGAGTCAGGCGTTCGCGCTCGCAGTGCTATATCGCGTCGCAAGCTACTGGTTCACCCTCGCCATCTCCGCTGTCCCGACTGTCTACGTAATCGCGAAAGCTTAA
- a CDS encoding nuclear transport factor 2 family protein, whose translation MHEDAARAFYAAVDEGAYDQLEELLTPEFVHDRPDQTLRGREAFISFMRDERPLTETRHDIEAVYVGESELAVRGTLRDADDERLLKFVDIHEGGERISAITTYTTQVASRLTEQ comes from the coding sequence ATGCACGAGGACGCTGCCCGCGCCTTTTACGCCGCCGTAGACGAGGGAGCCTACGACCAGCTTGAAGAACTCCTTACCCCCGAGTTCGTTCACGACCGGCCAGACCAGACGCTTCGCGGCCGCGAGGCGTTCATTTCGTTCATGCGTGACGAGCGCCCGCTCACCGAAACGCGCCACGACATTGAGGCGGTGTATGTGGGGGAGTCGGAACTCGCCGTCCGAGGGACGCTCAGAGATGCAGACGACGAGAGGCTCCTCAAATTCGTAGACATCCATGAGGGCGGAGAGCGCATCAGCGCCATCACCACCTACACCACGCAGGTGGCATCTCGCCTGACTGAACAATAG